TACTGTATGTTAGGGTggtgtaaatacaaatatttcaatgtaATACACATTAATAGAAAGTgtgaaattatttcattttaataatttagaaattagtTAATCAAATCTACTAACTTCAATCTTATTTTTACCACACATAGTTCTACTATTTAAAAGCAACATACTTCAaagatttttatatcatttgattTTAATACACAGATTCAATCagatatcaataaataattatcggttattgatttatttattcatatacagTGGCAACAAAttactatatttaattaaaatattgatttttgttcttttttaattaaaggtgAAACGATCACGATATCTACCAAGGATTTAAACGAAGTAAACTTAATTGTTTACGaatggattttttaaatgagaatAATCATCTTttggtaacaaaaaaataatgaaaatttttcaatgctaAAATCGGGTCAAGTGGAGCAAAACTCTTTGATTGTATCGGCttgtaaacattttcaattgtCTCGTCTCGTTTTGTTACTAAAGTACAACTATTTAACAACTGTAAAATATCACTCAGAATACAATTTGCGGCTAGAAAATCGATATCCCGAATAGATACAGTGATCGGAATaccttattataaaatattaagttattaatgtaaatcatatttttttaaactttctgttTAATATGTAACGCAgtggtttttgaaattataaaaatataaaatatttataaatttttgtggttattttattttgcaaaaacgtAATTTGTTACATGTAAAGAAATATTCTGGAATCAACTGACCGTTTAATCGTTCAAAGAAAGGAGGGGCAAACTGATTTACTTTCATAAAAACATGCTATATTATGCGATCAATGGTTATCgcgttgaaattaaaaaaattatagaaacacTTATTCCTTCAGTTTTCTGAATCTAAATTTGTATAGTTTTGGTTTAAGCAAAAAAACTTATGGgtgccaaaaatttaattatttcctaGAAATGTTTCCCGAAATACAGCAGAATTGGAAGTTGAAACCGAAAAAACTGTCTTTCAAACTACCAAATTGTATGATTCCCTTGAATTTTGTAcacatgaatttaaatttaggtTTCTTGAGTTATATCATTTATGGAAAAGTATGAAAAACTCAATAAATCCACCAAAGTGAatcccattttttttaaatccataacTTTTTTCCTactttagaaaactttttaatcaattctaATGGAAAATTCTGGAAAAGAATTTGGGATCCTTGAAATAACATCTCGAATTACATGTTCgttaatgtatatttaaaaaatatcttataaaaaaaatggaaaatacaaaagtaatgtacacacaaaaaataataaaattttaacaagtgCCTCTACGGAGcttcctaaaaataaaaaaacaaattgagttTGACGAGAAAAAAAAACGTTCTAGTGTGCTTATATAAGAATAGGCGACAGctctattatataaaattttcattcatactAGAaggttctttttttaatttagtaatgTCCATCGTATGATGAACCATGATGGCCATGAGCGCCTGCTCTTGCTGAAGCTTCAGCGAGTGCAGCGAAATGTGCTTGTTTGGCATGTGCAACTTCTGGTGTTTCTAATGGTACACCATTATGGCCAATGACTGGAATATGGATTGGTCCATGATAAGCGCCATGACTAGCGGCTCCATGACCTGCATATCCCGCACCTCCTAAATGTTGATTAGCATACGATGATGCTGCACCATGTCCGGCATAAGCTCCTGCACCATGTCCTGCATAAGCGCCAGCATTATGGTATCCCCCACCAACACGTGATAGAGCTTCAGCATGTGCTGCGAAATGTGCATGTTTTAAAGCTTGTACTTCTGGTGTTTCAATTGGTTGTCCATTATGTGCTAATTGTGGGTAAGTGTGTGCTTCGTAGCTTGGACCACCTAAGTATGCTCCATGTCCTGCAGCTCCATAACCAGCACCATAACCATGTCCTAAACCACTACCAGCTTTTGCATGAGCAGCAAAATGTTCAGCTTTGGCAGCTTGTACTTCAGGTGTGTCAAGTGGTACACCATTGTGTCCAATCACTGGTACTGCATATCCTCCATAGATTCCACGACGTCTACGGTAATGTCCGTGTCCACCATAAGATGCGGCAGCTGCTGCTTTTGCATGTGCTGCAAAGTGGGCAGCTTTCGCAGCTTGTACTTCGGGTGTATCAATTGGCACACCTCCGTGTCCAATTATTGGTACTGCATAATGTCCTCCATAATGTCCAGCACCACCTAATCCAGCATATCCACCAGCATAAGCTCCATCATGACCACCATAATAACCACCAGCTCCTTGATGTGATCGGACTGCATGAACATGTGATAAATGGGCTTGTCGTGCATGTACAACTTCAGCGGGTTCTAATGGTACTCCAGTATGTCCAATCACTGGGATATTGATTGGATAATGATGTTGTGGATAATATCCAGCAAATGAGATCGCCAAAAGGCTGGTGAAAACAatctgaaaaatcaaaaattattagttttcgcACCTTTTAAGACTGGTGTAAATTTGGATATTTAATGCCAGTTtgttatttctcaaaaaaacgGTAAACTGTTTCTCTAAGTTTTACTTGAATTCGAGTCCAAGGATCTAAATTGGCACTAGGGATCCAAATTTGCATTTAAATCCAAGATTCAAATATCCAAATTGACACTAGGGATCGAAATAAACACTTGAGTTC
The Chrysoperla carnea chromosome 4, inChrCarn1.1, whole genome shotgun sequence genome window above contains:
- the LOC123298195 gene encoding cuticle protein 18.7-like, which translates into the protein MKVLIVFTSLLAISFAGYYPQHHYPINIPVIGHTGVPLEPAEVVHARQAHLSHVHAVRSHQGAGGYYGGHDGAYAGGYAGLGGAGHYGGHYAVPIIGHGGVPIDTPEVQAAKAAHFAAHAKAAAAASYGGHGHYRRRRGIYGGYAVPVIGHNGVPLDTPEVQAAKAEHFAAHAKAGSGLGHGYGAGYGAAGHGAYLGGPSYEAHTYPQLAHNGQPIETPEVQALKHAHFAAHAEALSRVGGGYHNAGAYAGHGAGAYAGHGAASSYANQHLGGAGYAGHGAASHGAYHGPIHIPVIGHNGVPLETPEVAHAKQAHFAALAEASARAGAHGHHGSSYDGHY